The genomic interval ATGTCTGACACACTAGATATTTGGTTAGAGCCTGGGACATGTCAGTGAGTCTAATAAATCACAAGTATTAAACATTCACACTGCTATTGTTACAAAAGCCATTTTGCCTACACTCTGGAGCTTTTGTCAGTAGAGTTTAAAATTTGCCTGTGACTTGAAAATTAGGCTTTGATTGGTTTAATGTGAGCCTGATTTAGACTCTTGAAATTttcttaatctttttattttattttatgaaaagtTACAGCAATATTCAGAGACAAAATATATGCAACCTGTaccttttaaaaagtgttacaaaaatattaaaatttcatTGAAGTTTATTATTTCTCAGAAGGAGTGTCTATGCTAAGTACTGTGACTGAGGTTAGTCCCAGCCTTCAAATGAATACGCTATCAATCCTTGCCTGATCTTCTGCCTGCAGAGTAACTTTGTCAGCTGGACAGACATTGAAGAGGCAAAACCTTGGTTTACACGTCCAGGTCATCTGGCCTTGCTCTGCTCATCCTGCTGCTGGCACGGCTACAAGGCCTGGCATCAATTAAAGCCAGGGGTTGGAcatcatgtcctgctggtgaGGGAAGTTTCTTTTGCTCATGTGTATCATCAGGAAAGTCAAAGGCTTGCACATGGGAGTTTGAAATGGTGCTTCCCGCACCATGTTGGCCAAGCCGGTTCTGCTCTGTAGAGTAATTTGCCCAGTTCTGCTCATTGGCCTGTTTGTTATAATTTCGACATGAACCAGTTCCCCGCTCCCCAGTGGCCAGCTTGTAACCTGGGGGGCACAAAGGTGAAAGGGGAGCAGTTGGAGAAGAGCAGCCATTATAGTAAGCATACTTTGTTGTAGACAGTTCTTTAGGGGTAGGGCTCAAAGTTCCTCCACTGGCATAGAGTGTAGGCTGCTGTTTTCCCTTAACACGATCCTtaattctcttaaaaaaaacataaaaaagctcAATGATATTAAGTAACAGAGAAACCAGAGAGACGACCAGCATGAAGATGATGAAAACGGTCTTCTCCGTTGGACGGGACAGAAAACAGTCCACCCTGTGGGGGCATGGAGACCTCTCACAAGTGTAAACTGCAGACAACGTGAAGCCGTACATATACCACTGGATAACCAAGAAACCCACCtcaaacaaagatttgaaaaaaatgctGACTATGTAGGTTCTAAGTAGGGCACCCTTCATCTTAACTTTGCCATGCTCTTCGATGCCATACTTCATCTTTTTCATCTCAATTTTCTTCAGTGGGATGTCAACATCACCGCCATCATTTTGTACCACTTTaagctcctcctcctttctGTTGAGTTTCTGCTCTTTCCTGTGCAGATAGAAAACATGAGCCAGGTACAGGAGCGTGGGTGTTGAGACAAAGATAATCTGGAGGACCCAGAAGCGAACATGAGATATGGGGAAAGATTTGTCGtagcaaacattttcacaaccaGGTTGCTGGGTGTTACATTTAAAGGCAGACTGTTCATCTCCCCAGGCTGATTCCACAGCAGTACCCAACACCAGGATCCGGAAGATGAAGAGTACCGACAGCCAGACCTTCCCCCCAGCTGTGGAGTAGGCCTGAACCTTGTCCAGAAGACGACCCAGAGCACTCCAATCACCCATTCTTCAGGAGTGGGAGCTGGAACATAAGAATTGTCAATATGTTATTGTAAAGCGAAAATTATGATGCAAGGGAATATGCAGCTTAAAACAATTTTGACAGGATATGAAGAAGATCTTCGGCAGTCATAGttttcctgctttgtttttctttggggggggcaaaacaagattaaaatgaattaaaagggAAGGACGGAATCAAATTCAGTGTTTGATGAGGCAATGCACAAAATAATTCAATTGCTTGGAGTACGAAAACGAGACCCTTTTCAGTCCTTCTctgcaacactgcactgttacTTCTACCAGGATGCTTACTAGAAGTAGAACTAAACCAGACACAatgttaagaaattattttttaaagcttttctcaGTCATTAGATGTGTTTTAGACCTAAAAATGACTTCCTCTTGCACTAATATGACTTAAAGAAACTCTACAAGTAGACTAAATAACTGATTCAAAACAATTCCCTAAATCCCCAAAGATCAAAATGGACTCAGTATTAATAAGAGACTCTTCTGGGATGGATGATTAAGCTAAATAACATTCCTGAGATTTATACACTGATATATTTGATTACTACCTCTATGATGAAACCTGTAAATCAGAGTGTAAATAACAGCTTATGGATGAAGAATCAGTGATACTCTGTCCTTGCACACAGGCAGAGCTGATTATGTCCGACAAATTAGACCTCCTATTCTTTATAGTGGCAAACTAAGGCAGCAGCCTCTAGACGGTCTAGTTTCTA from Fundulus heteroclitus isolate FHET01 unplaced genomic scaffold, MU-UCD_Fhet_4.1 scaffold_86, whole genome shotgun sequence carries:
- the cx43 gene encoding gap junction alpha-1 protein; translation: MGDWSALGRLLDKVQAYSTAGGKVWLSVLFIFRILVLGTAVESAWGDEQSAFKCNTQQPGCENVCYDKSFPISHVRFWVLQIIFVSTPTLLYLAHVFYLHRKEQKLNRKEEELKVVQNDGGDVDIPLKKIEMKKMKYGIEEHGKVKMKGALLRTYIVSIFFKSLFEVGFLVIQWYMYGFTLSAVYTCERSPCPHRVDCFLSRPTEKTVFIIFMLVVSLVSLLLNIIELFYVFFKRIKDRVKGKQQPTLYASGGTLSPTPKELSTTKYAYYNGCSSPTAPLSPLCPPGYKLATGERGTGSCRNYNKQANEQNWANYSTEQNRLGQHGAGSTISNSHVQAFDFPDDTHEQKKLPSPAGHDVQPLALIDARPCSRASSRMSRARPDDLDV